A section of the Babylonia areolata isolate BAREFJ2019XMU chromosome 1, ASM4173473v1, whole genome shotgun sequence genome encodes:
- the LOC143291833 gene encoding small ribosomal subunit protein uS13, producing MSLVIPEKFQHILRVLNTNIDGRIKIMFAITAIKGVGRRYSNVVCKKANVDISKRAGELTEEEVERIVTVMSNPRQYKIPDWFLNRQKDVKDGRYGQMLSNQLDNKLREDLERLKKIRAHRGLRHYWGLRVRGQHTKTTGRRGRTVGVAKKK from the exons ATG TCTCTTGTGATTCCTGAGAAGTTTCAGCACATCTTGCGTGTGCTTAACACCAACATTGATGGCCGAATCAAGATCATGTTCGCCATCACTGCCATCAAGGGTGTAGGACGCCGATACAGCAACGTGGTCTGCAAGAAGGCCAACGTGGACATCTCAAAGCGAGCAGGGGAGCTgactgaggaggaggtggaacgCATCGTCACTGTGATGAGCAACCCTCGCCAGTACAAGATCCCTGATTGGTTCCTGAACCGTCAGAAGGATGTCAAGGACGGTCGCTACGGGCAGATGTTGTCCAACCAGCTGGACAACAAACTGCGTGAGGATCTGGAGCGACTGAAGAAGATCCGTGCCCATCGCGGCCTCCGCCACTACTGGGGCCTACGTGTCCGCGGTCAGCACACCAAGACCACGGGACGAAGAGGTCGCACTGTCGGTGTTGCCAAGAAGAAGTAG